A single window of Penaeus chinensis breed Huanghai No. 1 chromosome 9, ASM1920278v2, whole genome shotgun sequence DNA harbors:
- the LOC125029118 gene encoding uncharacterized protein DDB_G0283357-like, with the protein MNVRAKCSLLLLGVWLLCGVRAGSLRRTMADIQDALLSPSSQQYSIYVLPPATHADNLRKRQADYEADDEDFRGRPEGRRDAPGPAAPPIGFLEVSQGPGQFGDAVREGAPFFITDFDPELQPGWGHEEELEDKMDSYAVDPTPGSSSLIISDDGWKTEAQDSPRHSDADKDAKVLKKLLDKPKKLMKVIKVKGNGNYVPEEVPGVMLPTEDGEEAFVPENLLEDTELLLTAGSAQQPTYVSPESPATPAPMGGMPYDFGWVVDDEATANFQTRQEKGDKNGVVTGCYQVLDPNGLVRTVTYRADKGGFRVLSMTRGPDKTPCPGLEEGNRIQIPTSSNPRPRPSNPANSGGFSNNFGNNFSKSTSSSSNFQSSSSSNYSSSSQESSSFNGFSANNFNVNNGYEQPPASTYAPPTSRPTYAPPPPPPSPTAAPPDYYNLQGSAQQAWMAEYLQNITQQLYSSFTNSSTQTNSIYGAGGNSGFVNFPFVLIPIATFLDLKKSGAISGDVQSYGAFVQPSTGQLQLPQYLQQLEQQRQQQQQQEQQQRAYNKTVQHTTTNTYNTTQTNTKQLKHQVQGVDTVNYQISGERGRPGSQRIQQQVQRQQHASQSENKSHSASSSSSSFQSSLGANQGYLPPTNQHPVQGQYQQRQQSSQQSSQSSKSSNNSEKSSSSSFQSNLGGAQRQYQNYQQQSAQSSKSQDSSRSSSSSSFQSNIRGGQGYSPSQQAVQQRVQQSSQSSKKSSSSNSSSSSSSFQGNFGSLQGYLPPSNTASPSTSYGLPVVPGPSTARPYQPRPTTPVPSTARPYQPRPTTPRPTTARPYRPAPTTPRPYQPAPTTPRPYRPAPTTPRPYQPAPTTRPYQPTPTTPRPYQPTTPRPIPSSPRPSQSYNLPSFGSGASASYSSQKSQSSQQSQASQSSQSSSSSSNYGNGQALQSFQSQASSSKKSDSSKKSQSNSNFSYNSGNNGGAAQQSSLSSSSSSSSSSESSSSSKQSSFSGFNNVGAAGGSGLSFPGFVSSPSPPNYVPPSVPVTVGPQYGTPSPDVPDYDEPEPSYIDGVDSSDSGFSVPAAEPQFDMDGWIPIASDYSPPSDPQSFGPPSPEPSANHAFPGVARGGTKNFSYSSNQSSSSENKSSSQQSQQFSSWSGVGPQQGFSQQQNQQLPDWVAQQYGG; encoded by the exons ATGAACGTAAGGGCGAAGTGCTCGTTACTTCTCCTTGGAGTCTGGCTCTTATGTGGAGTAAGGGCCGGTTCGCTACGAAGAACGATGGCCGATATAcaag ACGCGCTGCTCTCGCCCAGCAGCCAGCAGTACTCCATCTACGTCCTCCCGCCGGCGACCCACGCGGACAACCTCCGGAAGCGCCAGGCAGACTACGAGGCCGACGACGAGGACTTCAGGGGTCGTCCTGAAGGAAGGCGCGACGCCCCCGGGCCTGCCGCGCCTCCCATCGGGTTCCTGGAAGTGTCCCAAGGTCCGGGCCAGTTCGGAGACGCCGTTCGAGAGGGGGCGCCCTTCTTCATCACGGATTTCGACCCCGAGCTGCAGCCGGGCTGGGGACACGAGGAGGAGCTCGAGGACAAGATGGATTCCTACGCCGTCGACCCAACGCCGGGTTCCTCCTCGCTCATCATTAGCGACGACGGGTGGAAGACAGAAGCCCAGGACTCGCCCAGGCATTCGGACGCCGACAAGGATGCGAAAGTCCTCAAGAAACTTCTCGATAAGCCGAAGAAGTTGATGAAG GTCATAAAggtaaagggaaatggaaattACGTGCCCGAGGAAGTGCCCGGGGTGATGCTACCCACTGAGGACGGCGAGGAAGCCTTCGTGCCCGAAAACCTGCTCGAAGACACGGAGCTCCTGTTGACTGCAGGGTCCGCTCAGCAGCCAACCTACGTCTCGCCGGAATCGCCCGCGACGCCC GCCCCGATGGGAGGAATGCCCTACGATTTCGGATGGGTTGTCGACGACGAAGCCACAGCCAACTTCCAAACGAGGCaggaaaagggagacaagaaTGGCGTCGTGACTGGCTGTTACCAG gtCTTGGATCCCAACGGACTCGTGCGGACTGTGACCTACAGAGCCGACAAAGGAGGGTTTCGAGTCCTCTCAATGACTCGTGGACCCGACAAGACACCTTGCCCTG GTCTTGAAGAGGGCAACCGCATTCAGATTCCCACCTCTTCCAACCCGCGCCCACGCCCCTCAAACCCTGCCAACAGCGGAGGCTTCTCGAACAACTTTGGCAACAATTTCAGTAAATCCACTTCCTCTTCGTCTAACTTCCAATCCTCTTCCTCGAGCAATTATTCCAGTAGTTCTCAGGAGAGTTCGAGTTTCAATGGATTCAGTGCGAACAATTTCAATGTAAACAATGGGTACGAGCAGCCTCCTGCTTCAACCTACGCCCCTCCCACATCCCGTCCTACctatgccccccctcctcctcctccctccccaaccgcTGCGCCCCCGGACTACTACAACCTGCAGGGATCGGCTCAGCAGGCGTGGATGGCGGAGTACCTGCAGAACATCACCCAGCAGCTGTACAGCTCCTTCACGAACTCCTCCACCCAGACGAACAGTATCTACGGCGCCGGCGGCAACAGCGGCTTCGTCAACTTCCCCTTCGTGTTGATCCCCATCGCTACCTTCCTGGACCTCAAGAAGTCGGGCGCCATCTCGGGAGACGTGCAGAGCTACGGTGCCTTCGTTCAGCCCTCAACCGGCCAGCTGCAGCTGCCTCAGTACCTGCAGCAGCTGGAACAACAAcgccagcagcaacaacaacaggaacagcaGCAACGTGCATATAACAAAACAGTTCAACATACAACCACAAATACCTACAACACGACGCAGACCAACACGAAACAACTAAAGCACCAGGTCCAAGGCGTCGACACCGTTAATTACCAGATCAGTGGCGAGCGAGGACGTCCAGGTAGCCAGAGAATACAGCAGCAGGTCCAGAGGCAGCAGCATGCCTCCCAGTCGGAAAACAAGAGTCATAGCGCCAGCAGCAGCTCTAGCTCTTTCCAGAGCAGCCTCGGCGCCAACCAGGGATACTTACCTCCAACCAACCAACACCCAGTCCAGGGGCAGTACCAGCAGCGCCAGCAGTCCTCTCAGCAATCCTCTCAGTCCTCGAAGTCGAGTAACAATTCCGAAaagagcagtagcagctccttcCAGAGCAACCTCGGAGGCGCCCAACGTCAGTACCAGAACTATCAGCAGCAGTCCGCTCAGTCATCAAAATCTCAAGATAGTTCCAGAAGCAGCAGCTCCAGTTCCTTCCAGAGTAATATCAGGGGAGGCCAGGGGTATTCGCCCAGCCAGCAGGCTGTGCAACAGCGTGTCCAGCAATCCTCTCAGAGCTCGAAGAAgagcagcagcagtaacagtagcagctCTAGCTCGTCTTTCCAGGGCAACTTCGGGAGCCTCCAGGGTTACCTTCCTCCCTCAAACACAGCAAGCCCCAGCACAAGCTACGGCCTCCCTGTCGTTCCCGGGCCCTCCACTGCCAGGCCCTATCAGCCACGCCCAACCACACCAGTTCCCTCGACGGCTAGACCGTACCAGCCGAGGCCAACGACCCCAAGACCTACTACAGCCAGACCCTACAGACCTGCACCTACAACCCCCAGGCCGTATCAGCCTGCACCTACAACCCCTAGACCTTATCGGCCTGCACCGACAACCCCTAGACCCTATCAACCTGCACCTACAACGAGACCCTACCAGCCGACGCCTACGACCCCCAGGCCCTATCAGCCCACAACACCAAGGCCCATCCCCTCCTCGCCAAGACCGAGTCAGAGCTATAACCTTCCGTCCTTCGGCAGCGGAGCTTCAGCTTCTTATTCATCTCAGAAATCACAATCCTCACAACAATCCCAGGCCTCCCAGTCTTCTCAGTCCTCTTCCAGCAGTTCTAATTACGGAAACGGCCAGGCCTTGCAGAGTTTCCAGTCCCAGGCATCCTCCAGCAAGAAATCGGATTCATCTAAAAAGTCTCAGTCTAACTCCAACTTCTCCTACAATTCCGGAAATAACGGAGGGGCAGCGCagcagtcctctctctcttcttcgtcttcttcctcatcttcctctgagTCCTCTTCATCATCTAAGCAAAGCAGTTTCAGCGGATTTAATAACGTAGGTGCTGCTGGTGGGAGTGGCCTGAGTTTCCCAggcttcgtctcctctccctctcctcccaactACGTCCCTCCTTCAGTCCCTGTTACCGTCGGGCCCCAGTACGGCACGCCTTCCCCTGACGTGCCAgactacgatgagccagaaccctCCTACATTGACGGCGTGGACTCCAGCGACTCTGGATTCTCGGTTCCCGCAGCGGAGCCCCAGTTTGACATGGACGGCTGGATCCCCATAGCGAGTGATTACAGCCCGCCCTCTGACCCCCAGTCCTTTGGCCCGCCCTCGCCCGAGCCTTCCGCCAACCACGCTTTCCCAGGGGTCGCTCGAGGTGGCACCAAGAACTTCAGTTACTCGTCCAATCAGAGTTCCAGCTCCGAGAACAAGAGCAGTTCCCAGCAGAGCCAGCAGTTCAGCTCCTGGAGTGGGGTGGGTCCTCAGCAAGGGTTCTCgcagcagcagaaccagcagctTCCGGACTGGGTTGCGCAACAGTACGGCGGATAA